In Streptacidiphilus sp. P02-A3a, the DNA window CCGCGTGAGGCGCTGCTCGAAGTCCTGGTCGCGTTCGAAGACCAGGGCCTCCTTGGCGGCGAAGTGGGCGAAGACGGTGGTGACGGCCACGTCTGCCTCGGCTGCCACGTCCCGGATGCCCACAGCCTCGTACCCGCGCTCCAGGAAGAGGCGCAGCGCGGTGTCAGCGATCTTCTGACGGGTCGCGGCCTTCTTGCGTTCGCGGCGTCCGGACGGTTCGGTCATGCCCTGACACTACCAGGTATGAATACCTCACTGTTGTGAAACCCTAACGGTTAGGGTTATCTTCCACCGCATGAGGAAAATCAGTTTTGCCGAGTTCGGCGGTCCCGAGGTCCTGCAGCTGGTGGAAGCCGAGGAGCCCCACGCGGGCCCCGGTCGGATACGCATCGCCGTACGGGCGGCGGGGGTCAACCCCGTCGACTGGAGGATCCGGGAGGGCCAGGTCCTGGGCGCCCATCCGGTCGAGCTGCCCGCCGGGGTCGGACTGGACGCCGCCGGGGTGGTGGACGAGGTCGGCGAGGGCGTCGAGGGAGTCGAGGTCGGCGACCGCGTGTTCGGCGAAGGCACCGACACGTACGCCGAATTCGCTGTGCTGTCGGCCTGGGCCCGGATGCCCGAGGGGCTGCCCTTCGAGGAGGCCGCCGGGTACCCGTCGGTGGTGGAGACCGCGCTGCGCATCATCCGCGAGGCCGACGTGCGGCCCGGGCAGACGCTGCTGGTCAGCGGCGCGTCCGGCGGCGTCGGGTCGGCGGTGCTGCAGATCGCCCGCGCGCGCGGGATCACCGTGATCGGCACCGCCGGGGCCGCGAACCAGGACTACCTGCGCGACCTGGGGGCCATCGGCACGACCTACGACGAGGGCTGGGTCGAACGGGTGCGGCACCTGGGCCGGGTCGACGCGGCCCTCGACCTGGCCGGTTCGGGCGTGATCCGCGAACTCGTCGAGCTGACCGGGGATCCGCGCCGGGTCGTCTCCATCGCCGACCTCGGTGCGCCGCGGCTGGGCGTCCGGTTCTCCGGCGTGGCCGGGAGCGTGCCGGACGCGCTGGCCGAGGCTGTCGACCTCATCTCCCGGGGCAGGCTGCACATCCCGGTCGAGAAGTCGTACTCGCTCACCGAGGCAGCGGCGGCGCACACGGACAGCCGGGCCGGCCACACCCGGGGGCGCCGGGTCCTGGTCGTCTGAGCCGCGGCCCGCCCGGCATCACGCACCGAACGGCCGGTCACCAGCGGGTGGTGCAGCGGCGTCGGACGAAGCCGGAACGGTTGCGCCTCACCCACCAGGGCGACGGCGGGACCCTGATCCGAGATCCGGTTCCGGCCGTCGGCGTCTTCCGGTCGGGCCGGACGCGGTCCGGTCGGTCCGCTCGGCGGGAGCGGGCGTGCGCCCGCTCACGGATGGCGGATACGTGATCCCCCACCACCCGTTCGAGTGAGTGCGGCGCGGTGGTGACCCGCTCTACCCTGGCAGAAGGACACCCCGGGGCGTCGCGTCACAGGCCGACCCGACAACGACAACGCGACGACAGGGCCGGGAGACGGCCACTGCCGCGGCGCGTCCAGCGCGGGTGGAAGACAGCCAGGGCAGCGCGGAGTGGGGCGGGGTGCCGTCCGGCCGAGTCGGCGGCGGCGATGCTGACGCGGCCGACAACACCGCGCGCCCTCGACTGCTCCCGGCGCCTCAAGGAGGGAGCACAGCGATGAGCACGTCACGACGAGTGGTTCTCAGCGCGGCCGTGGCCGCGCCGTTACTGGCCCAGTTCACCGGGGCGCGGACCGCGTCCGCCAGCACCGCGAGCGCCGACTGGGGGACGGTCTCCTCCGGCTGGGTCGAGGTCCGCTGGACCGCGCAGGCCCAGGCCCAGCTGGACCGGTTCGGGGCGGTCATCGAGGCAGTCGCGCCAGCCGAACTGGTCCGCGACGCCGAGGGGTCGGCACTGCGGTTCCCGGTGCGGTCGGGCACCGGCGACCCCTCCCTGGGCAACCTGCCGCAGGCCCAGGGCGACGGGACCCTGGACGGCGGAGTCGCGGTACGCACCGCGGACGGCGTCTTCCAGGTGACCGACCTGCACAGCGCGCTGCAGGACTCGGTCGCGTCGGGCACCTGCACGGTCAACGGTGTCGAGGTCGGACACCAGGCGGTCGCGCACTGCGGACTGGCCGAGGGCCTGCTGACCGCCGACGGCGTACGGCTGGGCCAGCCGGTACAGGTCCAGCTCAGCGAGGTGCCGTTGCGGGCCACCCCGCAACTACTGGCGGCGTACACCGCCACCTTCGGTGAACCCGCCTTCAACACCGACACGGTGCTGGCCTACGTAACCGCGCAGGGCCTGTACACCCCACCGAAGGCGTGAGCCGGTGCGGTGGGGGCCGGTGCGGTGGGGGCCGGTGCGGTGGGGGCCGGTGCGGTGATGGGGCTGGTCCCGGGTCGGGGAGGTCTCAGGGGCCGGGCTGGTCGCCGCCGAAGCGGCGGCCGCGGGCGGCGTAGGCGGTGACCGCGCACCGCAGCTGGGCCAGGCCGAAGTCGGGCCAGGGCGTCGGGTCGAAGACCAGTTCCGCGTAGGCGAGGTGCCACGGCAGGAAGTTGCTGATCCGCTGCTCGCCGGAGGTGCGGATCAGCAGGTCGACCTCGGGCAGGTCGGGCAGGTACAGGTTGCGGGCCAGATCCGCGGGGCCGATCTGCTCGGGCCGGATCGTCCCGGCGACCGCCTCCGTGGCCAGAGCGCGGGCGGCAGCGGCCAGTTCCTCGTGTCCGCCGTAGTCGACACAGACGGTGAGCGTCAGCGTCGCGTTACCGGATGTCAGGTTCTCCACCAGGGCCAGTGCCGAAGCCAGTGACGGCTCGATGCGGTCGCGCCGCCCGCACCAGCGCACCCGCACGCCCAGGTCGTGCAGCCACTCGGCGCCCCGGGCGATCCCGTCCGCCAAGGTGTCGAACAGGGCGGCCAGTTCGTCCTGGGAACGGCCCCAGTTCTCGGTGGAGAACGCGTAGATGCTCAAGTGCCGCACACCCAGCCGCACGGCGGCGTTGACCAGGCGCAGCGCGGCGCGTTCGCCCGCGTGGTGGCCCTGGGCGGCGGGCAGGCCGCGCTGGGCGGCCCAGCGCCGGTTGCCATCCATGATCACCGCGACGTGGTCCGGGGGCGCACCCCGCTCCGGTGACGCGGGGCGACCGCGGGCGGCGCGGGGCGAGGTGAGCGGCTCGACACCGTCGGCGAAGACCCGGGCCTGTTGCAGGGTGACCTCGTCGAACTGCAACTGGGTGCCCAGAAGCAGGCTGTGCAGGAACGGCTGGTACTCGGGATCGACGGTACCGGTGACCGCCACCGCCTGATCCAGCAGGCCGTGCCAGTAGCGCAGTTGGACCTCGACCAGGTCATCGAGGGCCTGCCGCGGCTGGCCGCCCCGTAAGTCCGGCTGTCGCACGTCCGGCTGTCGCAAGTCCGGCTGTCGCAAGTCGGGGTGCCGTAGGTCCGGGTGTCGTAGGTCGGTGGTGTCCAGGCCGAGGCGGTGCAGGTCCTGGTGGGGCAGGTAGCAGCGGCCGGCCGCGAGGTCGGCGGGCAGGTCCTCGAAGATGTCGGCCAGTTGGCAGACTTCGCCCAGGACCGAGAAGAGCGTTGTGGCCCGCGGTCCGCGAGCGCACAGCAGCGTGGCCCACATCTCGGCGACGGTCCCGGAGACCCCGCGCAGATAGCGGCGCAGTTCGGGGAAGGTCGCGAAGGCGGGCGGGCACAGGCAGTCGGCCTCGATGGTGTCCAGGAACTCCTCGATCACCGCGTGGTCGAGATCCCGGCGCCGAACGGTGTCCACGAACGCCCGACGCAGCGGGTGGCCGCTCTGTCCACGGCGCAGGTCCTCAAGGGTCTCGCGGCGCCAGCGGGCGATACGTCGCGGGCGGTCGGCCGTCGGCCCCTCGTCCGCGATACGGTCGGTGTGCACGGTGAAGCCGTGCACAGCGTGGAAGTGGGGGCGCAGCGCGGCGGGCAGCAGCTCGGTGGCGGTCCGCATCGGTGCCAGGTACCGGCCGACCTCGGCCGCACACAGGTCGTAGGAGGCCCGCAGCTCGGGCGAGCCCTGGAACGCGGCCGAGTCGAGCGCCGCCCTCTGATCGTCCGACACCGGTGGACCTCGCTTCGGCCGGGGTGGCACCAGGCAGACGGGCGCCATCCTCGATCGTCCCGGTGCCCGAACCACTGCGCCCCCGCCTCGGCCCTCACTCACCCGAACGAGCTAACGCCGACCGCGGTGGCGGGCCGTCGCCGAGGCGGCGGGGTCAGGGGGTGCCCTGGGCAGCGGCGCGGCGCTGCCGCTTGCCCAGGGGCGCCTGGGAGAGGTCCTGGGCCTGGGACTTCAGGTTCTTGTACTGGTAACCGCGCTCGGCCAGCCAGGTCCCGGCGGCGGCTTCGGCGCGTTCGGTGGCCTCCGCGATGTCCTCCTCGGCCTCACCGCTGTCCTGGAAGCGGAAGGTGAACGCCGAGCGCGCGGCGATGTCGTAGCTGAGGTGCCCCTGGGCGGTGAAGGCCGCCTGGAGCACGTCGTGCTCGGCCGCACGGGCCAGCAGTTCGGCCCGCTGCTCGCCACTGAGCTGGTCGAAGACGCCACGAACGGTGATCCGGAAGGTACGGGTGCTCATCGGGCCACCGTAATCGGTGGCCCGCGCCCGCTTCCACCGGTTTGCGCCACCGACTGGCGGTCAGCACCCGGCGGCGAGGGAGTCTCTCGGCAAGAACTGGGATCGTTCACAGGACAGATATCGACAGCACTGATCCCACGGGGCGTCCGTGCTCCGCTGCCTGATCGGGGCAAAGGCCGTGAAGGTAGAGACTGGGTGGCAAACCAGCCCGAGCAAGGAAACATTTTCCGACAACTTCCTCCTTCCAAGCCCGGGTGGATATCCGCTACGGTGTGCACGTTCCCAGCCGCCTTCCGGTCCCCAGCCACCAGCCGCAGCGGCCACAGGGCACGAGTTCCGGTCCGCCGTGCAGCGGCCGACCGGTCGGGGCGCCGCCGAGCACCTTCCCTCCCCAGGGGGCGGCGTCCCAGCACCTGACCCCACCCCATCCCATCGTCAGAGAGGACGATGTCGATGCACCACGCCCCTGACCGACCCACCACCCGCGGACGGCGCCTGACCGCGCACGCCACCACCGCCGCGGCGCTGACCGCCGCCGTGCTCGTCGGCTCCCCCAGCGTGGCCGCGCACGCCGCGACCACGGTCACCAACCCGGGCTTCGAGGCGAACGGCACCGGGACCGCCACCCCGACCGGCTGGAGCAGCACCGGCACCGCGGCCGCCTCGTACACCGAGGCGGGCGGGCACAGCGGCGGCTACCAGCTGTCCCACTGGTCGGCGTCCGCCTACACGGTGGACACCTACCAGACCCTGACCGGCCTGACCGACGGCGACTACACGCTCGGGGTGTGGATCCGCTCCGACGACACCGGCGGCGCCAACTCCATCTCGCTGAGCGGCTGCGGCAGCGCCACGACCACCACCTACGTCCCGGTCGTCTCTGACGGGAACTGGCTGCACATCGTCGACTACGTCGATGTGACCGACGGTCAGTGCACCGTCAACCTGTCCTCCAGCAGCGCCGCCGGGGCCTGGACCAACTACGACGACGTCACCTTCACCTCCGGCTCGGCACCGCTCGCGGTCCGTGGCGGCGACGTCTCCAGCCTCTACCGGGGCGAGAGCCTGGGCGGGGTCTACAGCAACGCGTCCGGCACCCAGCAGAACGCGCTGCAGATCCTGTCCGCGGGCGGCATGAACTACGTGCGGCTGCGGGTCTTCGTCAACCCCCAGGACGGGTTCAACGACGAGGCGCAGCTGCTGGCCGGGGCGAAGGAGGCGTACAGCACCTACCACCTGCCGATCTACCTGGACCTGGAGTACTCGGACACCTGGGCCGACCCGGGTGACCAGGTACTCCCGGCGGCCTGGGCCTCGGACAGCTTCGCCGCGTTGGAGACGCAGACCTACGACTACGCCAAGCAGATCGTGGGCGACCTGGACGCCCAGGGCACCCCGCCCGCCATGGCGCAGGTCGGCAACGAGATCAACTCCGGGATGATGCTGCCCGACGGGTCGATCTCCAACTGGCCCCAGCTGGCCGGGCTGCTCAAGGAGGGCATCGCCGGGGTGAAGGAGGCCAACGCCGGTACCAAG includes these proteins:
- a CDS encoding NADP-dependent oxidoreductase, producing the protein MRKISFAEFGGPEVLQLVEAEEPHAGPGRIRIAVRAAGVNPVDWRIREGQVLGAHPVELPAGVGLDAAGVVDEVGEGVEGVEVGDRVFGEGTDTYAEFAVLSAWARMPEGLPFEEAAGYPSVVETALRIIREADVRPGQTLLVSGASGGVGSAVLQIARARGITVIGTAGAANQDYLRDLGAIGTTYDEGWVERVRHLGRVDAALDLAGSGVIRELVELTGDPRRVVSIADLGAPRLGVRFSGVAGSVPDALAEAVDLISRGRLHIPVEKSYSLTEAAAAHTDSRAGHTRGRRVLVV
- the uppS gene encoding polyprenyl diphosphate synthase, whose translation is MSDDQRAALDSAAFQGSPELRASYDLCAAEVGRYLAPMRTATELLPAALRPHFHAVHGFTVHTDRIADEGPTADRPRRIARWRRETLEDLRRGQSGHPLRRAFVDTVRRRDLDHAVIEEFLDTIEADCLCPPAFATFPELRRYLRGVSGTVAEMWATLLCARGPRATTLFSVLGEVCQLADIFEDLPADLAAGRCYLPHQDLHRLGLDTTDLRHPDLRHPDLRQPDLRQPDVRQPDLRGGQPRQALDDLVEVQLRYWHGLLDQAVAVTGTVDPEYQPFLHSLLLGTQLQFDEVTLQQARVFADGVEPLTSPRAARGRPASPERGAPPDHVAVIMDGNRRWAAQRGLPAAQGHHAGERAALRLVNAAVRLGVRHLSIYAFSTENWGRSQDELAALFDTLADGIARGAEWLHDLGVRVRWCGRRDRIEPSLASALALVENLTSGNATLTLTVCVDYGGHEELAAAARALATEAVAGTIRPEQIGPADLARNLYLPDLPEVDLLIRTSGEQRISNFLPWHLAYAELVFDPTPWPDFGLAQLRCAVTAYAARGRRFGGDQPGP
- a CDS encoding DUF6204 family protein codes for the protein MSTRTFRITVRGVFDQLSGEQRAELLARAAEHDVLQAAFTAQGHLSYDIAARSAFTFRFQDSGEAEEDIAEATERAEAAAGTWLAERGYQYKNLKSQAQDLSQAPLGKRQRRAAAQGTP
- a CDS encoding glycosyl hydrolase 53 family protein, whose translation is MHHAPDRPTTRGRRLTAHATTAAALTAAVLVGSPSVAAHAATTVTNPGFEANGTGTATPTGWSSTGTAAASYTEAGGHSGGYQLSHWSASAYTVDTYQTLTGLTDGDYTLGVWIRSDDTGGANSISLSGCGSATTTTYVPVVSDGNWLHIVDYVDVTDGQCTVNLSSSSAAGAWTNYDDVTFTSGSAPLAVRGGDVSSLYRGESLGGVYSNASGTQQNALQILSAGGMNYVRLRVFVNPQDGFNDEAQLLAGAKEAYSTYHLPIYLDLEYSDTWADPGDQVLPAAWASDSFAALETQTYDYAKQIVGDLDAQGTPPAMAQVGNEINSGMMLPDGSISNWPQLAGLLKEGIAGVKEANAGTKVVLHLAGSSDLATLESWYSTAIADGVSFDVIGISYYDYWDGRLDVLQSDLDGLAAQYGKPVLVAETAYPWTMTDTTGVNSVTSANTTLDPGYPATPAGQRANFRDVLSVVQAVPNGLGLGAFYWEPTWTIVTGNGWSTTDATTATGWENQAMFDLSDKALPVVGAYAAR